A single genomic interval of Lathyrus oleraceus cultivar Zhongwan6 chromosome 7, CAAS_Psat_ZW6_1.0, whole genome shotgun sequence harbors:
- the LOC127106637 gene encoding uncharacterized protein LOC127106637 — protein sequence MQFMLNLRVTHGVPLCLSGITNPLALSKEMADHDRRRKAMRKQRSVHANQDKGSPRNSDFVEIKGGESGEGYDQEDLEEILYQLSRSYYLTGLSAKAA from the exons ATGCAGTTTATGTTAAACCTTCGTGTTACCCACGGTGTTCCTCTCTGTCTCTCCGGAATCACCAACCCTCTTGCTCTTTCCAAAGA GATGGCAGATCACGATCGTAGAAGAAAAGCCATGAGAAAGCAAAGATCAGTACATGCAAATCAAGATAAGGGTTCTCCAAGGAACAGTGATTTTGTTGAGATCAAAGGTGGTGAATCTGGTGAAGGTTATGATCAGGAAGATCTGGAGGAAATCTTGTATCAATTGTCTCGTAGTTATTATCTTACAGGTTTATCAGCAAAAGCTGCTTAA